In Melanotaenia boesemani isolate fMelBoe1 chromosome 7, fMelBoe1.pri, whole genome shotgun sequence, a single window of DNA contains:
- the selenoh gene encoding selenoprotein H: MINYWYCPHARGSSVSMMAPKAGRRGTKRKAQVQAEEEQTSTAEKKDRGGDEHGQDGLRVVIEHCKSURVYGRNAEEVKSALLAARPGLTVVLNPEKPRRNSFEITLLDGGKETSLWTGVKKGPPRKLKFPQPDVVVSALREALKAE, encoded by the exons atgATAAACTATTGGTACTGTCCACATGCCCGCGGAAGTTCTGTATCAATGATGGCGCCCAAAGCAG GTCGTCGAGGGACGAAGCGCAAAGCGCAGGTTCAGGCCGAGGAGGAGCAAACATCCACGGCGGAGAAGAAGGACAGGGGAGGGGATGAGCACGGCCAGGACGGCCTTAGGGTGGTCATTGAACACTG TAAAAGCTGACGAGTGTATGGGCGTAATGCCGAGGAGGTGAAATCCGCCCTCCTGGCTGCCCGACCTGGACTGACAGTGGTCCTGAATCCTGAGAAACCCCGCAGGAACAGCTTTGAGATCACTCTGCTGGATGGAGGCAAAG AAACCTCTCTGTGGACGGGAGTAAAGAAGGGTCCACCTCGTAAGCTGAAGTTTCCTCAACCTGATGTTGTGGTCTCTGCTCTGCGTGAAGCTCTGAAGGCTGAATAG
- the rtn4rl2b gene encoding reticulon-4 receptor-like 2b: METRWTARGFSARNFKSGLSLWLILWLVVVKPGGVSACPRLCVCYPTPMTVSCQSQNLTIVPAGVPYDSQRVFLQNNRITELRADSFGFETQVLWLYGNNITWIEAGAFSNLRILEELDLGDNPSLRHLEGGAFRGLEKLQSLHMHRCKLAALPHDIFHKLYSLQFLYLQENQLHFLHDDLFSDLVNLTHLFLHGNRIRTLSENVFRGLVNLDRLLIHDNRIRQVNRRAFRDLGRLTILYLFNNSLAELPGQAMKDTQGIQFLRLNGNPWSCGCEARPLWEWFRKARISSSEIMCSSPSQRRGQDLRFLREMDFALCPLPDPGSLAGTTTTTFSTKTRWWFSKHKPASSSKASYQKSTETVKAFPFPAVKPQYVPKIPSETSPSKYELSEDEAALPKLDPEEYWANYGNEDSSIRCFELECAPSYDSAAFPSSSSISITPSLLHLLSFSILTFTLHFLFS; encoded by the exons ATGGAGACTCGTTGGACTGCGAGAGGTTTCAGCGCCCGCAACTTCAAAA GTGGACTGTCCCTATGGCTGATTCTGTGGCTGGTGGTGGTGAAGCCAGGCGGGGTTTCTGCTTGCcccaggctgtgtgtgtgttaccctACGCCTATGACGGTCAGCTGCCAGTCACAGAACCTCACCATAGTGCCAGCGGGTGTACCTTATGACTCGCAACGTGTATTCCTGCAGAACAACCGCATCACAGAGCTTCGTGCAGACTCTTTTGGCTTTGAGACACAG GTGCTTTGGCTGTATGGTAACAACATCACATGGATTGAGGCCGGAGCTTTCAGTAACCTCAGGATATTGGAGGAGCTAGATCTGGGTGACAACCCATCACTGCGGCACCTGGAAGGTGGAGCATTCAGGGGcctggagaagctgcagagcCTGCACATGCATCGCTGCAAGCTGGCCGCTCTCCCCCATGACATCTTCCACAAGCTGTACAGCCTTCAATTTCTCTACCTGCAG GAAAATCAACTCCACTTTCTGCACGATGACCTGTTCTCAGATCTGGTCAACCTAACCCATCTTTTCCTGCATGGAAATCGTATCCGCACCCTCTCTGAGAATGTGTTCAGAGGTCTGGTCAATCTAGACCGCCTACTTATCCACGACAACCGCATCAGGCAGGTCAACCGACGGGCTTTCCGTGACCTGGGCCGTCTTACCATCCTTTACCTGTTCAACAACTCTCTGGCTGAGCTGCCAGGTCAGGCCATGAAAGATACTCAGGGCATCCAGTTCCTGCGCCTCAATGGTAATCCCTGGTCCTGTGGCTGTGAGGCCCGTCCCCTCTGGGAGTGGTTCCGCAAAGCCCGCATCTCCTCCTCTGAGATCATGTGCAGCTCCCCATCCCAGCGTCGTGGCCAGGACCTCAGATTCCTGCGGGAAATGGACTTTGCTCTCTGCCCACTTCCTGACCCAGGCTCCCTTGCTGGGACCACCACAACTACCTTCAGCACCAAAACCCGCTGGTGGTTCTCCAAACACAAGCCTGCATCTTCATCCAAGGCTTCCTACCAGAAGAGCACAGAAACAGTAAAAGCCTTCCCATTTCCCGCTGTCAAGCCACAGTACGTCCCCAAAATCCCATCAGAAACCAGCCCCTCAAAGTATGAACTGTCAGAAGATGAAGCAGCACTCCCCAAGCTGGACCCAGAGGAATACTGGGCCAACTATGGCAATGAAGACTCCTCCATTCGTTGCTTTGAGCTGGAGTGTGCTCCAAGCTATGACAGTGCAGCTTTCCCGTCATCCTCCTCCATAAGCATTACCCCTTCCCTGCTCCACTTGCTGTCCTTCTCCATACTCACGTTCACACTCCACTTTCTTTTCAGTTGA